In a genomic window of Chitinophagaceae bacterium:
- a CDS encoding ABC transporter permease — protein MDALFHLGRYFLLIKSLFVKPENFTLYTKEAFRQMDDIGIGSLGIIAIISLFIGAVTAVQFAYQLADSFVPIWWVGFVVRDSMILELAPTISCLLLAGKVGSNIASNLGSMRISEQIDALEIMGVNTTAFLIGPKILAAVIVIPLLVIISAFLGILGGLFAGIFSGYMTGDEYIMGLQDAFVPFNVFVMLMKALVFSFLLTSISCYQGFYASGGALEIGNASTRAVVISSISIIIADYLIAWLLL, from the coding sequence ATGGACGCATTATTTCATCTGGGAAGATATTTTTTATTGATAAAAAGTTTATTTGTAAAACCTGAAAATTTTACACTTTACACTAAAGAAGCTTTTCGTCAGATGGATGATATAGGTATTGGTTCTTTAGGTATTATTGCAATAATATCACTCTTTATTGGTGCTGTAACTGCTGTTCAATTTGCTTATCAGCTTGCCGATTCTTTCGTCCCGATTTGGTGGGTAGGTTTTGTAGTAAGAGATTCTATGATTCTTGAGTTGGCTCCAACAATTAGTTGTTTACTCCTGGCAGGAAAGGTGGGTTCCAATATAGCATCTAATTTGGGTAGTATGCGTATTTCAGAGCAAATTGATGCTTTGGAAATAATGGGTGTAAATACTACAGCTTTTTTAATTGGACCTAAAATTCTTGCAGCTGTTATAGTTATTCCTTTATTAGTTATCATTTCTGCTTTTTTGGGTATTTTGGGAGGTTTGTTTGCCGGTATCTTTTCCGGTTATATGACAGGAGACGAATACATAATGGGATTACAGGACGCATTTGTACCTTTTAATGTTTTTGTGATGCTTATGAAGGCTCTTGTCTTTTCATTTTTACTCACATCTATTTCCTGCTATCAGGGTTTTTATGCCAGTGGGGGCGCTTTGGAAATAGGAAATGCAAGTACCCGTGCGGTTGTGATTAGCAGCATCAGTATTATTATAGCAGATTATTTAATAGCCTGGCTTTTATTATGA
- a CDS encoding ATP-binding cassette domain-containing protein, with the protein MIEIKNVFKSFGNVEVLNDISSVFKPGECSLIIGASGSGKTVLMKCLVGLHPISEGSIEYGGEDFSKMDTEEKKDIRKQIGMLFQGTALFDSMTVEENILFPLNMFSDFSIKEKMERVNFCLEKVNLIGSNKKKPSELSGGMKKRVGIARAIVLKPKYLFCDEPNSGLDPKTSIVIDELIYDITKEYDITTVINTHDMNSVIGMGDKILFLHKGKKHWEGSSEEILESTNPELKDFVFASKFLRSLKEKAEKK; encoded by the coding sequence ATGATAGAAATAAAAAACGTATTCAAAAGTTTTGGTAATGTTGAGGTCTTAAATGACATTTCATCTGTTTTTAAACCGGGGGAGTGTAGTTTAATAATTGGAGCAAGTGGTAGTGGGAAAACCGTTTTAATGAAATGTCTGGTTGGATTACACCCTATATCAGAGGGCTCAATTGAATATGGCGGTGAAGATTTTAGTAAAATGGATACCGAGGAGAAAAAAGATATTAGAAAGCAAATTGGAATGTTATTTCAGGGAACGGCTCTTTTTGACTCAATGACAGTAGAGGAAAATATACTATTTCCCCTAAATATGTTTTCAGACTTTAGCATTAAAGAGAAAATGGAAAGGGTCAATTTTTGCCTTGAAAAAGTCAATCTCATAGGAAGTAATAAGAAAAAGCCTTCAGAACTCAGTGGTGGTATGAAAAAGCGTGTTGGAATAGCCAGGGCAATAGTTTTAAAACCCAAGTATTTATTTTGTGATGAGCCAAATTCCGGTTTAGACCCCAAGACATCAATTGTTATTGATGAATTAATCTATGATATAACGAAGGAGTATGATATCACAACGGTTATAAACACGCACGATATGAACTCGGTTATCGGAATGGGGGATAAGATTTTATTTCTTCATAAAGGAAAAAAACACTGGGAAGGCAGTTCAGAGGAAATTTTGGAATCTACAAATCCTGAACTAAAAGATTTTGTTTTTGCCTCAAAATTTTTGAGAAGTTTAAAAGAGAAAGCCGAAAAAAAATAA
- the sucD gene encoding succinate--CoA ligase subunit alpha, translating to MGVLVDKNSRVIVQGFTGSEGTFHAQQMIEYGTNVVGGVTPGKGGQTHLDRPVFNTVEDAVKKAGADVSIIFVPPPFAADAIMEAADAGIKVIITITEGIPVQDMVKAKEYIKEKKCRLIGPNCPGVMTPGEAKVGIMPGFIHNPGTIGIVSRSGTLTYEAVDQVTKAGLGQSTCIGIGGDPIIGTTTKEAVQLLMEDDKTEGIIMIGEIGGTMEAEAAQWIKAFGTKPVVGFIAGQTAPAGRTMGHAGAIIGGEDDTASAKMKIMAECGLHVVESPANIGATMAEALKKHKASV from the coding sequence ATGGGTGTTTTAGTAGATAAAAATTCCAGAGTAATAGTTCAGGGATTTACAGGTAGTGAAGGTACTTTTCATGCACAGCAAATGATAGAGTACGGAACAAATGTTGTCGGTGGTGTTACCCCGGGTAAAGGCGGTCAAACGCATCTTGACAGACCCGTCTTTAACACTGTAGAAGATGCAGTAAAAAAGGCAGGCGCTGATGTAAGCATTATTTTTGTTCCTCCTCCATTTGCAGCTGATGCTATTATGGAAGCAGCTGATGCAGGTATAAAAGTAATTATAACTATTACTGAGGGTATTCCGGTACAGGATATGGTAAAAGCCAAAGAGTATATTAAAGAAAAAAAATGTAGGCTGATTGGTCCTAATTGTCCGGGTGTAATGACTCCCGGTGAAGCCAAAGTTGGCATTATGCCGGGTTTTATTCATAATCCGGGAACCATAGGTATTGTATCACGCTCAGGAACCTTAACTTACGAAGCTGTAGATCAGGTAACAAAAGCAGGACTTGGCCAATCTACTTGTATTGGAATTGGAGGTGATCCGATTATTGGAACAACTACCAAAGAAGCTGTACAGTTATTAATGGAAGATGATAAGACGGAAGGGATTATCATGATTGGAGAAATAGGTGGAACAATGGAAGCTGAAGCTGCACAATGGATAAAGGCATTTGGCACAAAGCCGGTTGTAGGATTTATTGCAGGTCAAACAGCCCCGGCCGGAAGAACAATGGGACATGCCGGTGCTATAATTGGTGGAGAAGATGATACGGCATCTGCAAAAATGAAGATTATGGCTGAATGTGGATTACATGTTGTAGAATCTCCTGCAAATATCGGAGCAACTATGGCAGAAGCTCTCAAGAAGCACAAAGCTTCTGTATAA